The Salvelinus namaycush isolate Seneca chromosome 13, SaNama_1.0, whole genome shotgun sequence genome includes a region encoding these proteins:
- the LOC120058235 gene encoding RNA-binding motif, single-stranded-interacting protein 1-like isoform X2 produces the protein MGKVWQQQMYPQYSYYYPRYLQAKPPVASSSQPMAPPSPSTNSSTNNSSSSSTAGWEQLSKTNLYIRGLAPATTDHDLVKLCQPYGKIVSTKAILDKTTNKCKGYGFVDFDSPAAAQKAVTVLKTSGVQAQMAKQQEQDPTNLYISNLPLSMDEQELETMLKPFGQVISTRILRDSNGTSRGVGFARMESTEKCDSVISHFNGKFIKTPPGVTVPPEPLLCKFADGGQKKRQSQYTFLQNSRAWARDGDARLAGMTLTYDTTAAMQNGFYASPYSIGNRMIAQTSMSPYLSPISTYQVQNPSWVTHQPYIMQHPGAVISPSMDHTMSLQPTSMMSPLTQQMSHLSMGSTGTYMAANSMQGAYIPQYTHMQTTNVPVEDNSQQHQVESSGDHSPYTYQQTK, from the exons CCACCTGTTGCCTCCTCCTCCCAGCCCATGGCTCCGCCCAGCCCCAGCACCAACAGCAGCACCAACAACAGCAGTAGCTCCAGCACTGCAGGTTGGGAGCAACTCAGTAAAACCAACCTGTACATCCGAGGCCTTGCCCCAGCCACCACCGACCATGATCTGGTCAAGCTTTGCCAGCC GTATGGCAAAATTGTATCAACAAAGGCCATCCTGGACAAGACGACAAACAAATGTAAAG GTTACGGCTTTGTGGACTTTGACAGCCCTGCTGCAGCTCAGAAAGCCGTCACTGTCCTGAAGACCAGCGGGGTCCAAGCCCAGATGGCTAAG CAACAAGAACAAGACCCAACCAACCTGTATATCTCCAACCTGCCGCTGTCGATGGACGAGCAGGAGCTTGAGACCATGCTCAAGCCCTTTGGCCAGGTCATCTCTACCCGAATACTGAGGGACTCCAATGGAACCAGTAGAGGAGTGGGCTTTGCAAG AATGGAGTCGACAGAGAAATGTGATTCCGTTATCTCTCACTTCAACGGGAAGTTTATTAAGACACCACCTGGAGTTACTG tgcCACCGGAGCCCTTACTGTGTAAGTTTGCTGACGGCGGGCAGAAAAAGAGGCAAAGCCAGTATACATTTTTGCAGAATAGCCGTGCGTGGGCTAGAGACGGCGATGCTAGACTG GCTGGAATGACCCTCACGTACGACACCACAGCGGCTATGCAAAACGG ATTTTATGCGTCTCCATACAGTATCGGAAACAGGATGATTGCTCAAACGTCCATGTCTCCATATCTCTCACCTATCTCCACGTACCAG GTACAGAATCCCTCCTGGGTTACTCACCAGCCCTACATCATGCAGCACCCA GGAGCGGTGATATCGCCCTCTATGGACCATACTATGTCACTACAGCCTACATCCATGATGAGCCCTCTCACTCAGCAGATGAGTCATCTCTCCATGGGTAGCACAGGAACG TACATGGCTGCCAACTCTATGCAAGGAGCCTATATTCcccagtacacacacatgcagaccaCAAATGTTCCAGTGGAG GACAACAGTCAGCAACACCAGGTGGAGTCATCCGGTGATCATTCCCCTTACACCTACCAACAAACCAAGTAA
- the LOC120058235 gene encoding RNA-binding motif, single-stranded-interacting protein 1-like isoform X4 — protein sequence MGKVWQQQMYPQYSYYYPRYLQAKPPVASSSQPMAPPSPSTNSSTNNSSSSSTAGWEQLSKTNLYIRGLAPATTDHDLVKLCQPYGKIVSTKAILDKTTNKCKGYGFVDFDSPAAAQKAVTVLKTSGVQAQMAKVRQQEQDPTNLYISNLPLSMDEQELETMLKPFGQVISTRILRDSNGTSRGVGFARMESTEKCDSVISHFNGKFIKTPPGVTVPPEPLLCKFADGGQKKRQSQYTFLQNSRAWARDGDARLAGMTLTYDTTAAMQNGFYASPYSIGNRMIAQTSMSPYLSPISTYQVQNPSWVTHQPYIMQHPPTSMMSPLTQQMSHLSMGSTGTYMAANSMQGAYIPQYTHMQTTNVPVEDNSQQHQVESSGDHSPYTYQQTK from the exons CCACCTGTTGCCTCCTCCTCCCAGCCCATGGCTCCGCCCAGCCCCAGCACCAACAGCAGCACCAACAACAGCAGTAGCTCCAGCACTGCAGGTTGGGAGCAACTCAGTAAAACCAACCTGTACATCCGAGGCCTTGCCCCAGCCACCACCGACCATGATCTGGTCAAGCTTTGCCAGCC GTATGGCAAAATTGTATCAACAAAGGCCATCCTGGACAAGACGACAAACAAATGTAAAG GTTACGGCTTTGTGGACTTTGACAGCCCTGCTGCAGCTCAGAAAGCCGTCACTGTCCTGAAGACCAGCGGGGTCCAAGCCCAGATGGCTAAGGTGAGG CAACAAGAACAAGACCCAACCAACCTGTATATCTCCAACCTGCCGCTGTCGATGGACGAGCAGGAGCTTGAGACCATGCTCAAGCCCTTTGGCCAGGTCATCTCTACCCGAATACTGAGGGACTCCAATGGAACCAGTAGAGGAGTGGGCTTTGCAAG AATGGAGTCGACAGAGAAATGTGATTCCGTTATCTCTCACTTCAACGGGAAGTTTATTAAGACACCACCTGGAGTTACTG tgcCACCGGAGCCCTTACTGTGTAAGTTTGCTGACGGCGGGCAGAAAAAGAGGCAAAGCCAGTATACATTTTTGCAGAATAGCCGTGCGTGGGCTAGAGACGGCGATGCTAGACTG GCTGGAATGACCCTCACGTACGACACCACAGCGGCTATGCAAAACGG ATTTTATGCGTCTCCATACAGTATCGGAAACAGGATGATTGCTCAAACGTCCATGTCTCCATATCTCTCACCTATCTCCACGTACCAG GTACAGAATCCCTCCTGGGTTACTCACCAGCCCTACATCATGCAGCACCCA CCTACATCCATGATGAGCCCTCTCACTCAGCAGATGAGTCATCTCTCCATGGGTAGCACAGGAACG TACATGGCTGCCAACTCTATGCAAGGAGCCTATATTCcccagtacacacacatgcagaccaCAAATGTTCCAGTGGAG GACAACAGTCAGCAACACCAGGTGGAGTCATCCGGTGATCATTCCCCTTACACCTACCAACAAACCAAGTAA
- the LOC120058235 gene encoding RNA-binding motif, single-stranded-interacting protein 1-like isoform X5 — MGKVWQQQMYPQYSYYYPRYLQAKPPVASSSQPMAPPSPSTNSSTNNSSSSSTAGWEQLSKTNLYIRGLAPATTDHDLVKLCQPYGKIVSTKAILDKTTNKCKGYGFVDFDSPAAAQKAVTVLKTSGVQAQMAKQQEQDPTNLYISNLPLSMDEQELETMLKPFGQVISTRILRDSNGTSRGVGFARMESTEKCDSVISHFNGKFIKTPPGVTVPPEPLLCKFADGGQKKRQSQYTFLQNSRAWARDGDARLAGMTLTYDTTAAMQNGFYASPYSIGNRMIAQTSMSPYLSPISTYQVQNPSWVTHQPYIMQHPPTSMMSPLTQQMSHLSMGSTGTYMAANSMQGAYIPQYTHMQTTNVPVEDNSQQHQVESSGDHSPYTYQQTK; from the exons CCACCTGTTGCCTCCTCCTCCCAGCCCATGGCTCCGCCCAGCCCCAGCACCAACAGCAGCACCAACAACAGCAGTAGCTCCAGCACTGCAGGTTGGGAGCAACTCAGTAAAACCAACCTGTACATCCGAGGCCTTGCCCCAGCCACCACCGACCATGATCTGGTCAAGCTTTGCCAGCC GTATGGCAAAATTGTATCAACAAAGGCCATCCTGGACAAGACGACAAACAAATGTAAAG GTTACGGCTTTGTGGACTTTGACAGCCCTGCTGCAGCTCAGAAAGCCGTCACTGTCCTGAAGACCAGCGGGGTCCAAGCCCAGATGGCTAAG CAACAAGAACAAGACCCAACCAACCTGTATATCTCCAACCTGCCGCTGTCGATGGACGAGCAGGAGCTTGAGACCATGCTCAAGCCCTTTGGCCAGGTCATCTCTACCCGAATACTGAGGGACTCCAATGGAACCAGTAGAGGAGTGGGCTTTGCAAG AATGGAGTCGACAGAGAAATGTGATTCCGTTATCTCTCACTTCAACGGGAAGTTTATTAAGACACCACCTGGAGTTACTG tgcCACCGGAGCCCTTACTGTGTAAGTTTGCTGACGGCGGGCAGAAAAAGAGGCAAAGCCAGTATACATTTTTGCAGAATAGCCGTGCGTGGGCTAGAGACGGCGATGCTAGACTG GCTGGAATGACCCTCACGTACGACACCACAGCGGCTATGCAAAACGG ATTTTATGCGTCTCCATACAGTATCGGAAACAGGATGATTGCTCAAACGTCCATGTCTCCATATCTCTCACCTATCTCCACGTACCAG GTACAGAATCCCTCCTGGGTTACTCACCAGCCCTACATCATGCAGCACCCA CCTACATCCATGATGAGCCCTCTCACTCAGCAGATGAGTCATCTCTCCATGGGTAGCACAGGAACG TACATGGCTGCCAACTCTATGCAAGGAGCCTATATTCcccagtacacacacatgcagaccaCAAATGTTCCAGTGGAG GACAACAGTCAGCAACACCAGGTGGAGTCATCCGGTGATCATTCCCCTTACACCTACCAACAAACCAAGTAA
- the LOC120058235 gene encoding RNA-binding motif, single-stranded-interacting protein 1-like isoform X3, translating to MIFANSANPLRTPYRKQPPVASSSQPMAPPSPSTNSSTNNSSSSSTAGWEQLSKTNLYIRGLAPATTDHDLVKLCQPYGKIVSTKAILDKTTNKCKGYGFVDFDSPAAAQKAVTVLKTSGVQAQMAKVRQQEQDPTNLYISNLPLSMDEQELETMLKPFGQVISTRILRDSNGTSRGVGFARMESTEKCDSVISHFNGKFIKTPPGVTVPPEPLLCKFADGGQKKRQSQYTFLQNSRAWARDGDARLAGMTLTYDTTAAMQNGFYASPYSIGNRMIAQTSMSPYLSPISTYQVQNPSWVTHQPYIMQHPGAVISPSMDHTMSLQPTSMMSPLTQQMSHLSMGSTGTYMAANSMQGAYIPQYTHMQTTNVPVEDNSQQHQVESSGDHSPYTYQQTK from the exons ATGATTTTTGCGAATTCTGCGAACCCATTGAGGACTCCGTATCGTAAGCAG CCACCTGTTGCCTCCTCCTCCCAGCCCATGGCTCCGCCCAGCCCCAGCACCAACAGCAGCACCAACAACAGCAGTAGCTCCAGCACTGCAGGTTGGGAGCAACTCAGTAAAACCAACCTGTACATCCGAGGCCTTGCCCCAGCCACCACCGACCATGATCTGGTCAAGCTTTGCCAGCC GTATGGCAAAATTGTATCAACAAAGGCCATCCTGGACAAGACGACAAACAAATGTAAAG GTTACGGCTTTGTGGACTTTGACAGCCCTGCTGCAGCTCAGAAAGCCGTCACTGTCCTGAAGACCAGCGGGGTCCAAGCCCAGATGGCTAAGGTGAGG CAACAAGAACAAGACCCAACCAACCTGTATATCTCCAACCTGCCGCTGTCGATGGACGAGCAGGAGCTTGAGACCATGCTCAAGCCCTTTGGCCAGGTCATCTCTACCCGAATACTGAGGGACTCCAATGGAACCAGTAGAGGAGTGGGCTTTGCAAG AATGGAGTCGACAGAGAAATGTGATTCCGTTATCTCTCACTTCAACGGGAAGTTTATTAAGACACCACCTGGAGTTACTG tgcCACCGGAGCCCTTACTGTGTAAGTTTGCTGACGGCGGGCAGAAAAAGAGGCAAAGCCAGTATACATTTTTGCAGAATAGCCGTGCGTGGGCTAGAGACGGCGATGCTAGACTG GCTGGAATGACCCTCACGTACGACACCACAGCGGCTATGCAAAACGG ATTTTATGCGTCTCCATACAGTATCGGAAACAGGATGATTGCTCAAACGTCCATGTCTCCATATCTCTCACCTATCTCCACGTACCAG GTACAGAATCCCTCCTGGGTTACTCACCAGCCCTACATCATGCAGCACCCA GGAGCGGTGATATCGCCCTCTATGGACCATACTATGTCACTACAGCCTACATCCATGATGAGCCCTCTCACTCAGCAGATGAGTCATCTCTCCATGGGTAGCACAGGAACG TACATGGCTGCCAACTCTATGCAAGGAGCCTATATTCcccagtacacacacatgcagaccaCAAATGTTCCAGTGGAG GACAACAGTCAGCAACACCAGGTGGAGTCATCCGGTGATCATTCCCCTTACACCTACCAACAAACCAAGTAA
- the LOC120058235 gene encoding RNA-binding motif, single-stranded-interacting protein 1-like isoform X1, giving the protein MGKVWQQQMYPQYSYYYPRYLQAKPPVASSSQPMAPPSPSTNSSTNNSSSSSTAGWEQLSKTNLYIRGLAPATTDHDLVKLCQPYGKIVSTKAILDKTTNKCKGYGFVDFDSPAAAQKAVTVLKTSGVQAQMAKVRQQEQDPTNLYISNLPLSMDEQELETMLKPFGQVISTRILRDSNGTSRGVGFARMESTEKCDSVISHFNGKFIKTPPGVTVPPEPLLCKFADGGQKKRQSQYTFLQNSRAWARDGDARLAGMTLTYDTTAAMQNGFYASPYSIGNRMIAQTSMSPYLSPISTYQVQNPSWVTHQPYIMQHPGAVISPSMDHTMSLQPTSMMSPLTQQMSHLSMGSTGTYMAANSMQGAYIPQYTHMQTTNVPVEDNSQQHQVESSGDHSPYTYQQTK; this is encoded by the exons CCACCTGTTGCCTCCTCCTCCCAGCCCATGGCTCCGCCCAGCCCCAGCACCAACAGCAGCACCAACAACAGCAGTAGCTCCAGCACTGCAGGTTGGGAGCAACTCAGTAAAACCAACCTGTACATCCGAGGCCTTGCCCCAGCCACCACCGACCATGATCTGGTCAAGCTTTGCCAGCC GTATGGCAAAATTGTATCAACAAAGGCCATCCTGGACAAGACGACAAACAAATGTAAAG GTTACGGCTTTGTGGACTTTGACAGCCCTGCTGCAGCTCAGAAAGCCGTCACTGTCCTGAAGACCAGCGGGGTCCAAGCCCAGATGGCTAAGGTGAGG CAACAAGAACAAGACCCAACCAACCTGTATATCTCCAACCTGCCGCTGTCGATGGACGAGCAGGAGCTTGAGACCATGCTCAAGCCCTTTGGCCAGGTCATCTCTACCCGAATACTGAGGGACTCCAATGGAACCAGTAGAGGAGTGGGCTTTGCAAG AATGGAGTCGACAGAGAAATGTGATTCCGTTATCTCTCACTTCAACGGGAAGTTTATTAAGACACCACCTGGAGTTACTG tgcCACCGGAGCCCTTACTGTGTAAGTTTGCTGACGGCGGGCAGAAAAAGAGGCAAAGCCAGTATACATTTTTGCAGAATAGCCGTGCGTGGGCTAGAGACGGCGATGCTAGACTG GCTGGAATGACCCTCACGTACGACACCACAGCGGCTATGCAAAACGG ATTTTATGCGTCTCCATACAGTATCGGAAACAGGATGATTGCTCAAACGTCCATGTCTCCATATCTCTCACCTATCTCCACGTACCAG GTACAGAATCCCTCCTGGGTTACTCACCAGCCCTACATCATGCAGCACCCA GGAGCGGTGATATCGCCCTCTATGGACCATACTATGTCACTACAGCCTACATCCATGATGAGCCCTCTCACTCAGCAGATGAGTCATCTCTCCATGGGTAGCACAGGAACG TACATGGCTGCCAACTCTATGCAAGGAGCCTATATTCcccagtacacacacatgcagaccaCAAATGTTCCAGTGGAG GACAACAGTCAGCAACACCAGGTGGAGTCATCCGGTGATCATTCCCCTTACACCTACCAACAAACCAAGTAA